The Macadamia integrifolia cultivar HAES 741 unplaced genomic scaffold, SCU_Mint_v3 scaffold1080, whole genome shotgun sequence genome has a segment encoding these proteins:
- the LOC122062640 gene encoding peroxisomal adenine nucleotide carrier 1-like translates to MAVDFESLTEATSGAIGALLSTTILYPLDTCKTRFQADIRTQGQAKYRYLSDVLLEAISTGQVLSLYQGLGTKNLQSFISQFVYFYGYSYFKKLYLRRSGAKFIGTKENLIVAAVAGACNAIMTQPLDTASSRMQTSAFGKSKGLWRTLSEGTWSEAFDGLGISLLLTSNPAIQYTVFDQLKGRMLKRQQSNKVGGHSSKIALSAFSAFILGAVSKSIATFLTYPAIRCKVMIQAADPDDDGSKEARPKSSKTMSSVAYAIWKREGLPGFFKGLEAQILKTVLSSALLLMIKEKITKTTWVLMLALQRYLLVPRGRLKNA, encoded by the exons ATGGCTGTCGATTTCGAATCCTTAACAGAGGCGACCTCGGGTGCCATTGGAGCTCTGTTGAGTACTACCATTCTTTATCCCCTCGATACCTGCAAGACCAGGTTCCAGGCTGATATTCGGACTCAAGGTCAGGCAAAATACAg GTACCTCTCAGATGTTTTGTTGGAAGCCATTTCAACTGGTCAGGTTCTTTCATTGTACCAAGGGCTTGGAACCAAGAACCTGCAATCTTTCATATCACAGTTTGTCTACTTCTATGGGTACAGCTACTTCAAAAAACTGTATCTGAGGAGGAGTGGAGCAAAGTTCATTGGAACGAAAGAGAACTTGATTGTTGCTGCCGTTGCGGGGGCTTGCAATGCCATAATGACACAG CCTCTGGATACAGCGTCATCAAGGATGCAGACGAGTGCTTTTGGAAAATCCAAAGGGCTGTGGAGAACACTTTCAGAAGGAACATGGAGTGAAGCGTTCGACGGCCTTGGGATATCCCTTCTTTTGACCTCTAACCCGGCTATTCAG TACACAGTATTTGATCAGCTCAAAGGAAGAATGTTGAAGAGGCAACAAAGCAACAAGGTGGGGGGGCATTCTTCGAAGATAGCCCTTTCGGCCTTTTCAGCTTTTATACTAGGGGCTGTTTCAAAGAGCATAGCCACTTTCTTGACATATCCTGCTATTAG GTGTAAAGTAATGATCCAGGCTGCTGACCCAGACGATGATGGGTCCAAGGAGGCTCGACCTAAGTCCTCCAAAACTATGTCAAGTGTAGCATATGCAATTTGGAAAAGAGAAGGGCTACCAGGATTCTTCAAAGGATTGGAGGCTCAAATTCTGAAAACTGTGTTAAGCTCAGCTCTACTTCTCATGATCAAGGAGAAAATCACAAAGACGACATGGGTCCTGATGCTTGCACTGCAGAGGTATCTTTTGGTACCACGAGGTAGATTAAAAAATGCATAA